The Litchfieldia alkalitelluris genome has a window encoding:
- a CDS encoding carbohydrate ABC transporter permease has product MRKNKKVKKIIQHTLLMIFTAIMVYPLLWMVSSSLKESSTVFVDAASLIPKGWHFENYVNGWKGFSGITFATFFKNSAVITVISTVGAVLSSTIIAYGFSRVKFRGRNIWFVCMMLTMMLPFEMVMIPQYIMFNNFGWINTYLPLILPTFFGAPFFIFLIMQFIRTIPTELDEAAKIDGCNNFGIFFRIIMPLVVPAMMTSAIFSFYWRWDDFMGPLIYISSPEKYPVSLALKLFSDPNSVTNWGSMFAMSTLSILPIFVVFFMFQRYIVDGISTSGLK; this is encoded by the coding sequence ATGCGAAAAAATAAAAAAGTAAAAAAGATTATTCAACATACACTGTTAATGATTTTTACGGCAATTATGGTTTATCCGTTATTATGGATGGTCAGTAGCTCCCTAAAGGAAAGTTCTACTGTATTCGTGGATGCAGCTTCATTGATCCCAAAAGGCTGGCACTTTGAAAACTATGTGAACGGTTGGAAGGGCTTCAGTGGGATTACATTTGCGACATTCTTTAAAAATTCTGCCGTCATCACAGTCATTTCTACAGTAGGGGCTGTTCTTTCTTCAACGATTATTGCGTATGGATTTTCTCGTGTGAAGTTCAGGGGAAGAAACATTTGGTTTGTATGTATGATGCTTACGATGATGCTACCGTTTGAGATGGTTATGATTCCACAGTATATCATGTTCAATAATTTCGGATGGATCAATACGTATTTACCACTTATTTTACCAACGTTCTTCGGAGCTCCGTTTTTCATCTTTTTGATTATGCAGTTTATCCGAACCATCCCGACAGAGCTGGATGAAGCGGCTAAAATTGATGGCTGTAATAATTTCGGTATCTTTTTCCGAATTATAATGCCACTTGTTGTTCCAGCGATGATGACCTCGGCGATCTTCTCATTTTACTGGAGATGGGATGATTTCATGGGGCCACTAATTTACATTTCATCCCCAGAGAAATATCCGGTATCACTAGCGTTAAAATTGTTCTCGGATCCAAATTCTGTCACAAACTGGGGCTCTATGTTTGCGATGTCAACACTTAGTATTCTACCAATCTTTGTTGTGTTCTTTATGTTCCAACGATATATTGTTGATGGAATTAGTACGAGTGGATTGAAGTAA